From the Brassica napus cultivar Da-Ae chromosome A8, Da-Ae, whole genome shotgun sequence genome, one window contains:
- the LOC106359234 gene encoding THO complex subunit 2, which yields MSLPLLECKYVTEEFVREGKSGSYGSKLPSSVPMLRFLYELCWVLVRGELPIQSCKAVLEKVKFLDDPSKEELASCFADVVTQIAQDLTMSGDHRSRLTKLAKWLVESQTVPQRIFQERCEEEFLWEAEMVKIKAQDLKGKEVRLNTRLLYQQTKFNLLREESEGYAKLITLLCRGSAGSSHNASAATMGIIKSLIGHFDLDPNRVFDIVLDCFELEQDYDTFLNLIPIFPKSHASQILGFKFQYYQRLEVNSPVPSGLYKLTALLVKKNFISLESIYAHLLPKDEEVFEDYNTYSAKRFEEANNIGKINLAATGKDLMEDEKQGDFKVDLYAALDMETEAVAERIPELENNQTLGLLDGFLSVDDWKHANIMFERLAPLNPVAHNHICDGLFRLIEKRITHAYRIARQTRFQNSSSASSEKIAHAANTSASKTCPDLKEVFQILVTVGPYLYRNTQLLQKICRLLRVYYLSSLDLVRSSDGSSNQEGSADEIKHLKEARFRVEEALGTCLLPSLQLIPANPAVGHEIWEVMSLLPYEARYRLYGEWEKDDERNPLLLAARQVAKLDTRWILKRLAKENLKPLGRMVAKLAHANPMTVLRTIVTQIEAYRDMIAPVVDAFKYLTQLEYDILEYVVIERLVQGGRAKLKDDGINLSDWLQSLASFWGHLCKKYPSMELRGLFQYLVNQLKRGQGIELVLLQELIQQMANVQYTENLTEDQLDAMAGSETLRYHATSFGMTRNNKALVKSSNRLRDSLLPNDEPKLAIPLLLLIAQHRSLVVVNADAPYIKMVTEQFDRCHGILLQYVDFLSSAVTPATAYAQLVPSLEELVHTYHLEPEVAFLVFRPVMRLFKCRRNGDVSWPLDSGESIDADSDVSKSESSMILDVGTSEKAVTWSDVLDTVRTMLPSKAWNSLSPDLYATFWGLTLYDLHVPRSRYESEISKQHTALKTLEEVADNSSSAITKRKKEKERIQESLDRLTGELKKHEEHVASVRRRLSREKDKWLSSCPDTLKINMEFLQRCIFPRCTFSMADSVYCAMFVHMLHSLGTPYFNTVNHIDVLICKTLQPMICCCTEYEVGRLGRFLFETLKIAYHWKSAESIYESECGNMPGFAVYYRYPNSQRVTFGQFVKVHWKWCAKITKLLIQCLESNEYMEIRNALIMLTKISGVFPVTRKTGYNIEKRVAKIKNDEREDLKVLATGVAAALSARKSSWVTDEEFGMGYLELKAPPVHTPKHTPSQNGLVGGESTGGRSTANQQPEFGGKDQLSKTKIPDGRTENMPSKSDQGHPKSKGGNPSDAQPSMSKKPVDQKETDESPRISDENPVKAGSKYSEAELKPSSKRGASATSTNKSTKQDFGKDDGKSGKAAGRTSAADNDVIYLGSRQASLTKASPSTAGNGSLATGSSKVKDDGAEATDTQKQSTRTAHSPRHEISTSSRSSDRLQKRANAVEDSDRTSKRRKADSEHKEHDSEARPSDRDRSAEARVDLNKTPSDDQSTQRDQDRAKDKGNERQDRDHRERVERSDKTRADDAVKARDKSMERYGRERSVERGLDKGITRSYDRNKDERSKDDRSKLRHSEASLEKAHGDDRSLSQGLPPPPPLPPNIVPHSMASKEEPERRAGVTRHSQRLSPRHDERERRRSEENTSVSVEESKRRRDDDFRDRKRDDRETIILKGEEREREREREREKSIPLKDDFEASKRRKIKRDQQVSSAEPGEYSPMPHQSSLSMGMGPSSYEGREQRKSSSSMIQHGGYPEEPSIRLLGKEASSKMARRDPDPMYDREWEEDKRQRAERKRRDRK from the exons ATGTCTCTTCCGCTACTTGAGTGTAAGTACGTGACGGAGGAGTTCGTTCGCGAAGGGAAGAGTGGCAGCTACGGTTCCAAGTTGCCCAGCTCGGTACCGATGCTTCGTTTCCTATACGAGCTTTGttgggttttg GTTCGTGGCGAGTTGCCGATTCAGAGCTGTAAGGCTGTGTTGGAGAAGGTGAAGTTTTTGGATGATCCGTCGAAGGAAGAGTTAGCTTCTTGTTTTGCGGATGTTGTGACTCAGATAGCTCAAGAT CTTACTATGTCGGGGGATCACCGTTCTCGCCTAACAAAATTG gCAAAATGGCTTGTGGAATCACAGACAGTTCCTCAAAGGATTTTCCAAGAGCGTTGTGAG gaGGAGTTTTTATGGGAAGCTGAAATGGTTAAAATTAAAGCCCAAGATTTGAAGGGGAAAGAG GTGCGATTAAACACTCGTCTTCTGTACCAGCAGACAAAGTTCAACTTACTCCGTGAAGAAAGCGAGGGATATGCCAAATTG ATTACCCTTTTATGCCGAGGATCTGCAGGTTCTTCGCATAATGCATCAGCAGCAACCATGGGAATTATCAAG TCATTAATTGGGCATTTTGACCTTGATCCGAACCGTGTTTTCGACATT GTGTTGGATTGCTTTGAACTTGAACAAGATTACGACACGTTTCTCAATCTAATTCCTATCTTTCCCAAG TCTCATGCTTCACAAATTCTTGGATTTAAATTTCAATACTATCAGAGATTGGAGGTGAATAGCCCAGTTCCATCTGGGCTCTATAAGCTTACGGCCTTGCTAGTAAAGAAGAATTTCATCAGTCTTGAAAGCAT ATATGCACATCTGCTACCTAAGGACGAAGAAGTTTTTGAGGATTATAATACTTATTCTGCAAAGCGTTTTGAAGAG GCCAATAATATTGGAAAGATAAATCTTGCTGCTACTGGGAAGGATCTTATGGAGGATGAGAAGCAAGGAGATTTCAAAGTTGATCTCTATGCTGCTTTAGACATGGAAACTGAAGCTGTTGCTGAGCGAATACCAGAGCTTGAAAATAATCAGACTCTGGGCCTCCTTGATGGTTTCCTCTCTGTGGACGACTG GAAACATGCCAATATCATGTTCGAGCGTCTTGCGCCTCTTAATCCGGTGGCTCACAATCATATATGTGATGGCTTGTTTAG GCTTATAGAGAAGAGAATCACTCATGCTTATCGCATTGCCCGTCAGACACGTTTTCAAAATTCTTCTTCTGCGAGTTCAGAAAAGATTGCCCACGCTGCTAATACAAGTGCCAGTAAAACTTGTCCAGATCTTAAAGAAGTGTTTCAGATACTTGTTACAGTTGGACCCTACTTGTACCGTAATACACAACTGCTGCAGAAG ATTTGTAGACTATTAAGGGTTTACTACTTGTCGTCCTTAGATCTTGTTCGCAGTAGTGATGGGTCATCAAATCAAGAAGGTAGTGCAGATGAAATCAAGCACCTGAAGGAAGCTAGGTTTAGAGTGGAAGAAGCCCTTGGAACATGCCTTCTGCCATCGTTACAGTTAATACCTGCAAATCCAGCAGTTGGTCATGAGATTTGGGAAGTGATGAGTCTCCTTCCATATGAG GCTCGTTATCGCTTATATGGTGAGTGGGAAAAGGACGATGAGCGGAATCCTTTGCTGTTGGCAGCAAGGCAAGTGGCTAAG TTGGACACTAGATGGATTCTGAAACGGCTtgcaaaagaaaatttgaagcCGTTAGGAAGGATGGTGGCAAAACTTGCGCATGCCAATCCCATGACGGTGCTTCGGACAATTGTGACTCAG ATTGAAGCATACAGAGATATGATTGCTCCTGTTGTAGACGCCTTCAAGTACTTGACACAG CTCGAGTATGATATCCTGGAATATGTCGTGATTGAGAGACTGGTGCAAGGCGGACGAGCTAAACTCAAAGATGACGGGATTAATTTATCAGACTGGCTTCAATCTTTGGCTTCATTTTGGGGTCACCT GTGTAAGAAGTATCCATCAATGGAGTTAAGGGGTCTTTTCCAGTATCTCGTTAACCAGTTAAAGAGAGGCCAAGGGATTGAGCTTGTTCTTCTCCAG GAACTGATCCAGCAGATGGCAAATGTACAATACACTGAGAATCTTACTGAAGATCAGTTGGATGCCATGGCAGGAAGTGAGACATTACGTTATCACGCAACATCCTTTGGCATGACACGGAACAACAAG GCACTTGTCAAATCATCCAACCGTCTACGAGATTCGTTACTTCCAAATGATGAACCAAAGCTAGCTATCCCCCTTTTGTTACTTATCGCCCAGCATCGTTCTCT GGTTGTGGTAAATGCGGATGCACCCTACATTAAGATGGTCACTGAACAGTTCGACAGATGTCATGGAATTCTCCTCCAATACGTGGACTTTCTTTCTAGCGCTGTTACTCCTGCTACTGCTTATGCTCAGCTCGTACCTTCGCTTGAAGAGCTTGTTCATACATACCATCTTGAGCCAGAG GTCGCTTTTTTGGTATTTCGACCTGTGATGAGGCTCTTCAAATGTCGACGGAATGGTGATGTTTCATGGCCTTTGGACAGTGGGGAATCTATTGATGCAGATTCCGATGTATCAAAATCTGAGAGTTCCATGATTCTTGATGTCGGCACATCTGAAAAAGCTGTAAC GTGGTCTGATGTTCTTGATACAGTAAGAACAATGCTGCCTTCGAAAGCTTGGAATAGTCTGTCGCCAGACCTCTACGCTACATTTTGGGGGCTTACTCTGTATGATCTCCATGTTCCCAGAAGTCGTTATGAGTCTGAGATATCTAAACAACATACTGCCCTTAAGACTCTTGAAGAGGTTGCTGATAATTCTAGCTCAGCAATTAcgaagagaaaaaaagagaaggaaaGGATTCAAGAATCTCTTGATCGTCTAACCGGTGAACTGAAAAAGCACGAAGAACATGTTGCCTCTGTCCGTAGAAGGCTTTCACGTGAAAAGGATAAATGGTTGAGCTCCTGTCCTGATACTTTGAAGATCAATATGGAGTTCCTGCAACGTTGTATTTTCCCTCGTTGCACATTTAGCATGGCAGATTCTGTGTACTGTGCTATGTTTGTACATATGCTCCACTCTCTTGGAACACCCTATTTTAACACAGTCAACCACATTGATGTACTGATATGTAAAACGCTACAACCGATGATCTGCTGCTGCACTGAATACGAGGTTGGAAGACTTGGGAGGTTTTTATTCGAGACCTTGAAGATTGCATACCACTGGAAG AGCGCAGAATCAATCTATGAAAGTGAGTGCGGAAACATGCCTGGGTTTGCTGTTTATTATAGATACCCGAACAGCCAGCGTGTCACATTTGGACAATTTGTGAAG GTACATTGGAAATGGTGTGCAAAAATCACAAAGCTTTTGATCCAATGTCTGGAGTCAAATGAGTACATGGAGATTCGTAATGCGCTAATAATGCTAACAAAAATATCTGGTGTTTTCCCAGTTACTCGGAAAACTGGATATAATATCGAGAAACGG GTAGcgaaaattaaaaatgatgAGCGAGAGGACCTTAAGGTCTTGGCAACTGGTGTTGCCGCTGCTCTATCTGCAAGAAAA TCATCATGGGTTACTGACGAAGAATTTGGCATGGGTTACCTTGAACTAAAGGCTCCGCCAGTACATACTCCTAAACATACTCCTTCCCAGAATGGCTTGGTAGGTGGTGAATCAACTGGGGGAAGATCTACTGCTAACCAGCAGCCTGAGTTTGGCGGCAAGGATCAGTtgtcaaaaactaaaataccaGATGGAAGAACGGAAAATATGCCTTCAAAATCTGATCAAGGACATCCAAAATCAAAGGGAGGCAATCCATCGGATGCCCAACCATCTATGTCTAAGAAACCAGTGGACCAAAAGGAAACAGATGAATCACCCAGGATATCTGATGAGAATCCTGTCAAAGCTGGTTCAAAGTACTCTGAAGCCGAG TTAAAACCTTCTTCTAAACGAGGTGCATCGGCTACGTCGACGAACAAATCAACAAAGCAAGATTTTGGAAAAGATGATGGAAAGTCCGGTAAAGCTGCTGGAAGAACATCCGCAGCTGATAACGATGTTATTTATCTGGGGAGCAGGCAAGCAAGTTTGACCAAAGCTTCTCCCAGCACAGCAGGCAAtggtagcttagctactggttcGTCCAAAG TGAAAGATGATGGTGCTGAAGCTACAGATACTCAAAAGCAATCTACTCGGACTGCTCATTCCCCTAGGCATGAAATTAGCACTTCTTCGAGGTCGAGTGATAGGTTACAGAAACGAGCTAATGCTGTTGAAGATAGTGACAGAACAAGTAAACGCCGTAAAGCAGACTCTGAGCACAAAGAGCATGACAGTGAGGCTCGCCCGAGTGATAGAGACAGATCAGCAGAGGCTAGGgtggatttaaacaaaacacccAGTGATGACCAAAGCACCCAGAGAGATCAAGACAGGGCAAAGGATAAGGGTAATGAAAGACAGGACCGAGACCACAGAGAAAGAGTCGAGCGTTCTGATAAAACTCGTGCAGATGATGCGGTAAAAGCACGAGACAAATCCATGGAACGTTATGGCAGAGAGCGGTCAGTTGAGAGGGGCCTTGATAAAGGAATAACTAGGAGTTACGATAGAAACAAGGATGAAAGAAGCAAAGATGACAGAAGCAAATTGCGTCATAGCGAGGCGTCACTTGAGAAAGCTCATGGTGATGATCGTTCTCTTTCTCAAGGCTTACCCCCACCTCCACCTCTACCTCCTAACATCGTTCCTCATTCTATGGCCTCGAAAGAAGAACCCGAAAGGAGGGCCGGAGTTACAAGGCATTCCCAGAGGCTTTCTCCGAGGCATGATGAAAGAGAGAGACGACGCTCTGAAGAGAATACATCAGTTTCTGTTGAAGAATCAAAACGAAGAAGAGATGACGATTTTCGTGACCGTAAGCGAGATGACAGAGAAACAATCATTCTGAAG GGAGAAGAAagggaaagagagagggaaagagaaagagaaaaaagtaTCCCATTGAAAGATGATTTTGAAGCGTCCAAGAGAAGGAAGATAAAGAGGGATCAACAAGTCTCATCTGCAGAGCCAGGGGAATACTCTCCAATGCCACATCAGTCATCTTTGTCAATGGGTATGGGACCATCATCGTACGAAGGCAGAGAGCAGCGAAAGAGCAGTAGTAGTATGATTCAACATGGAGGTTATCCTGAAGAGCCAAGCATCAGACTTCTTGGCAAAGAAGCTTCCAGCAAGATGGCTCGTCGTGATCCTGACCC AATGTATGATCGTGAGTGGGAAGAAGACAAGAGGCAAAGGGCAGAACGGAAGCGGAGAGATCGGAAGTAG
- the LOC106361880 gene encoding putative caffeoyl-CoA O-methyltransferase At1g67980: protein MEPDMENLIPSKGILKNEELKKYIFETSAYPREHEELKKLREATVHKYGNLSEMEVPVDEGHFLSMLLKMMNAKNTLELGVFTGYSLLTTALALPEDGRITAIDIDKEAYEMGLEFIKNAGVDHKINFIQSDGLQALDKLLSENPKPEFDFAFVDADKPNYVHALERLMKLVKVGGIIAFDNTLWFGFVAEEEETVPVHLRVNRKALMELNKRLASDPRIEISQVSIGDGVTLCRRLV from the exons ATGGAGCCAGATATGGAGAATTTGATTCCGTCCAAAGGAATTCTCAAGAACGAGGAACTCAAAAAG TACATCTTTGAAACGTCGGCATATCCAAGAGAGCATGAAGAGCTCAAAAAGTTACGAGAAGCTACGGTTCACAAGTATGGCAATTT AAGCGAGATGGAGGTACCGGTTGATGAGGGACACTTCTTATCGATGCTTTTAAAAATGATGAATGCCAAGAATACGCTTGAACTTGGTGTTTTCACGGGCTACTCGTTGCTCACGACGGCCCTCGCATTGCCTGAAGATGGCCGT ATTACTGCAATAGACATTGACAAAGAAGCTTACGAGATGGGTCTAGAGTTCATCAAGAATGCTGGTGTTGATCACAAAATCAACTTCATCCAATCTGATGGTCTTCAGGCCTTAGACAAGTTGCTGAGC GAGAATCCTAAACCGGAGTTTGATTTCGCATTTGTGGACGCTGATAAACCAAACTATGTTCACGCACTCGAGAGACTAATGAAGCTAGTGAAGGTAGGTGGAATAATAGCTTTTGACAACACATTGTGGTTTGGTTTTGTGGCTGAGGAAGAGGAAACTGTGCCAGTGCACTTGAGGGTTAACAGAAAAGCCCTCATGGAGTTGAACAAGCGGCTCGCTTCTGATCCTCGCATCGAGATCTCTCAAGTCTCCATTGGTGATGGTGTCACTCTCTGCAGACGCCTTGTGTGA